A portion of the Bacteroidota bacterium genome contains these proteins:
- a CDS encoding sterol desaturase family protein — translation MNLEILSPVIVSLSALVLIILERRFPYTAGQPLFREGFWTDLGMYTIFQSYILSWVIFGFIHWLDNETSVSRFHIISDWPVWGQFLLFFVSHDLYIYLFHRWQHHNKYLYRIHEAHHSVRDVDWLAGARSHSLEILINQSIEFTPIILLGAAPEVVLLKGIVDAVWGMYIHSNINVHSGRLQFFFNGPEMHRWHHAKGKGNSVNYSTKLAVWDWLFGTGFLPSIERPVSYGLTYSGFPKGYFPQQWFAFRPFRKEKN, via the coding sequence ATGAATTTAGAAATTCTTTCACCGGTGATCGTTTCGCTTTCGGCGCTGGTACTCATAATTTTAGAACGCCGATTCCCTTATACCGCCGGCCAGCCATTGTTCAGGGAGGGGTTTTGGACGGATCTAGGAATGTATACGATCTTCCAAAGTTACATCCTGAGCTGGGTTATCTTCGGGTTCATTCACTGGCTGGATAATGAAACGTCGGTCTCGCGGTTTCATATCATTTCCGACTGGCCGGTGTGGGGGCAGTTCCTTCTTTTTTTTGTGTCTCACGATCTTTATATCTACCTCTTCCATCGATGGCAGCATCATAACAAGTATCTTTACAGAATTCATGAAGCACATCATTCGGTGCGGGATGTCGATTGGCTGGCGGGAGCCCGGTCCCACTCGCTTGAAATTTTAATAAACCAGTCGATCGAGTTCACTCCGATCATCCTCCTCGGCGCGGCGCCGGAAGTCGTTCTTTTGAAAGGAATTGTGGACGCCGTATGGGGAATGTATATCCATTCCAACATCAATGTTCATTCGGGCAGGCTGCAGTTTTTCTTTAACGGCCCGGAGATGCATCGCTGGCATCATGCCAAAGGGAAGGGGAACAGCGTCAACTATTCCACCAAGCTTGCAGTATGGGATTGGTTATTCGGGACCGGATTTTTGCCCTCGATTGAAAGGCCAGTTTCATACGGCCTCACCTATTCTGGTTTTCCAAAGGGGTATTTTCCTCAGCAATGGTTCGCATTCCGTCCATTTCGGAAAGAGAAGAATTAG
- a CDS encoding TonB-dependent receptor, with protein sequence MLRQYHAILLLLLIIIAQETFSGTIKGNVRESKTKLAIAGASVFIEGTTYGTVSDTSGDYIIRNVPAGEYEIVVRILGFAAKEESITVDEGSSVLVQNFSLKEKLITLGESVVTARANNELETTARATEKTAANLVNVISAQTIEQSTDRTAADVLQRVSGMSLIRDQGEGRYVVMRGLAQQYNNTLVDGIKIPSPESKDRFVPMDIFPSGLFERIEVTKSLTPDIAGDAIGGSTDLMLREAPDRFVFNFNAASGSTSGVLGNSFSSFNRSAVPELDPERLHGTVSDSDPTTELKPRYNPSSADFSIANLKFTNAPAPADGLFSALVGDRFFDNRLGLMAAGSFQNTYNEVHTDIYSLGSDINTIDSQGHLIPYASTYNNQNYYVNKTRGGAVAKGDFIADEGQELSATYMYVRQEEAQTRHALQIEIDGSRGANDLTYTNRSALRIQDISSVSLSGSHFSTSPFSLNWTLNYTDALQDRPDEAEYSILQNYDANGKLEPFQGLGDITHSWRKNDDHQNLGKLDATWHLTSDGMHTIQAGFVAQKLNRVNYEDDYQLNPSIINGRTQTFTSIDSAKTTVFGYGSTSGTTVYGYQNYKASELLLASYLQYTLIFDRLQILTGVRWENAQDKYFTSASASFTEQQNDVKMVNVLPGIHFRYEFTPDQIGRLSVAQSLSRPSYFDLVPAVDRLDESQSQGNPNLRPARATNIDLRYEYYPDASDAFSAGLYYKRIIDPIEDQFQSVGVLLVTTKGNGDPAKVYGFEGVASKHFGGLGITANYSYVFSQITSTKQVSAEDIYGDLVQSYYQQKRPLQSQSPQIVNVTLSYVSPAWGTSGNLSYNYTGKSLLAVSRLDGYDTYQDGVSELDLSADQQLFSSMKISIKVINLTNSKAVTEVVSGQYVQHSPIVIERDLNKIRGSIGISYKL encoded by the coding sequence ATGCTACGTCAATACCATGCGATCCTCCTTTTGTTACTCATCATTATTGCGCAGGAAACATTCTCCGGCACGATCAAAGGAAACGTAAGGGAGAGCAAAACGAAATTGGCGATCGCCGGTGCATCCGTTTTCATTGAGGGAACAACGTACGGAACCGTCAGCGACACGAGTGGAGATTATATTATTCGGAATGTGCCGGCAGGAGAGTACGAGATCGTTGTGCGCATCCTTGGATTTGCCGCCAAAGAGGAGAGCATCACCGTAGACGAAGGGTCTTCTGTATTGGTCCAAAATTTCTCGCTGAAAGAAAAGCTCATCACTCTGGGCGAATCCGTCGTCACCGCAAGAGCGAACAATGAACTTGAAACTACGGCCCGGGCAACGGAAAAGACCGCAGCCAATCTTGTCAACGTCATCTCCGCGCAGACGATCGAGCAGTCAACCGACAGAACTGCTGCGGACGTCCTTCAGCGCGTTTCGGGCATGTCGCTCATCCGAGACCAGGGAGAGGGACGCTATGTGGTGATGAGAGGGCTCGCGCAACAGTACAATAATACGTTGGTTGACGGCATCAAAATTCCTAGTCCCGAATCAAAAGACCGCTTCGTGCCGATGGACATTTTCCCGTCCGGCCTCTTTGAGCGGATTGAGGTAACAAAGTCGCTGACTCCCGACATCGCGGGGGACGCGATCGGCGGTTCGACCGACCTGATGCTGAGGGAAGCTCCCGACCGGTTCGTCTTCAACTTCAACGCTGCGAGCGGATCGACATCGGGCGTGCTTGGAAATTCGTTCAGCTCATTCAACAGAAGCGCGGTCCCCGAACTCGATCCCGAGCGGCTTCATGGAACGGTGAGCGATTCGGATCCCACCACTGAACTCAAACCAAGGTACAATCCGTCAAGTGCAGATTTTTCCATCGCCAACCTGAAATTTACCAACGCCCCCGCTCCTGCGGACGGTCTCTTTTCCGCTCTTGTCGGGGACCGTTTTTTCGATAACAGGCTCGGACTCATGGCTGCCGGCAGTTTTCAAAATACCTATAACGAAGTGCACACCGACATTTACTCTCTAGGTTCCGACATCAACACCATCGACAGTCAGGGACATCTGATTCCGTACGCTTCCACCTACAATAACCAAAACTATTACGTCAATAAAACCCGGGGCGGTGCAGTTGCGAAGGGAGACTTCATCGCCGATGAAGGACAAGAGCTTTCTGCAACGTATATGTACGTCCGCCAGGAAGAGGCACAGACCCGGCATGCACTCCAGATAGAGATCGACGGTTCACGAGGGGCCAACGATCTGACCTACACCAACCGGTCGGCGTTGCGCATCCAGGATATCTCCAGTGTTTCGCTTTCGGGGAGCCATTTTTCGACGTCTCCTTTTTCATTGAACTGGACGCTCAACTATACCGATGCGCTGCAGGACCGTCCCGACGAGGCCGAGTATTCGATCCTGCAGAACTATGATGCGAACGGAAAGCTCGAACCATTTCAGGGGCTCGGAGACATCACCCATTCATGGAGAAAGAACGACGATCATCAGAACCTCGGCAAGCTCGACGCAACCTGGCATCTGACATCGGACGGGATGCATACGATTCAGGCGGGTTTCGTCGCTCAAAAACTCAATCGCGTCAATTACGAAGACGACTATCAATTGAATCCGTCGATCATCAACGGGAGAACGCAGACGTTCACGTCAATCGACAGCGCCAAAACCACCGTATTCGGTTACGGGAGCACTTCGGGGACAACGGTCTATGGATATCAGAATTACAAAGCAAGCGAGCTCCTTCTTGCTTCATACCTGCAATACACATTGATCTTTGACAGACTTCAAATTCTTACCGGGGTCAGATGGGAGAATGCGCAGGATAAGTATTTCACGAGTGCTTCTGCTTCATTTACGGAGCAGCAAAACGACGTGAAGATGGTCAATGTTCTTCCGGGAATCCATTTCCGTTATGAATTCACGCCGGACCAAATCGGACGACTCTCGGTCGCACAATCGCTCAGCCGGCCGAGCTACTTTGACCTCGTTCCGGCCGTCGACCGGCTGGATGAAAGTCAGTCGCAGGGGAATCCCAATCTCCGGCCTGCCAGGGCTACAAACATCGACCTTCGCTATGAATACTATCCGGATGCTTCGGATGCCTTCTCCGCGGGGTTGTATTACAAGAGGATCATCGATCCGATCGAAGATCAATTTCAGTCCGTCGGCGTTCTTCTGGTCACAACGAAGGGGAACGGAGACCCGGCGAAAGTCTATGGCTTTGAAGGGGTAGCGTCCAAACATTTCGGCGGCCTCGGGATCACGGCAAATTACAGCTATGTCTTTTCGCAAATCACGAGCACGAAGCAGGTCTCAGCAGAGGACATTTACGGCGATCTCGTTCAATCGTACTATCAGCAAAAACGCCCGCTGCAATCTCAATCCCCTCAGATCGTCAACGTCACGCTTTCATACGTAAGCCCGGCATGGGGGACGTCGGGAAACCTCTCCTACAATTATACGGGTAAGAGTTTGCTCGCGGTCAGCAGGCTGGACGGCTACGACACCTATCAGGACGGCGTCAGCGAACTCGATCTTTCCGCCGACCAGCAGTTGTTTTCCAGCATGAAGATCAGCATCAAAGTGATCAATCTCACAAACTCAAAAGCCGTCACAGAAGTTGTGTCCGGCCAATATGTTCAGCATTCGCCGATCGTGATCGAAAGAGATCTGAACAAAATTCGCGGCTCGATCGGAATCAGCTACAAACTTTAA